GTCAACGCCAGGGACCCTCTTTGACTGTCTTGGTCATTGAACCTTGGTGCCACCAACAAGACACTTGACGGTAAATGTGTCAACTGCCAACGGCCTCACTTCAGCTATACTGGGGCTGAGGTATCAAATAAGAAGTCAAGATTACTCTGATCAACCCTGATGGAGAGCCCTCGTTTCTCCGAGTTTATTGGCCAACATAAGCGCGCTCCTCTGCGAATTCATGCTTTGTTTTGACTGCGACACTGTGCGCTGTCAAGCAGTATAATGTTGTTGTCTTTGGTCATCACAAGTAAGTCCCGGAGTTAACCAGGTAGTTTGTTGAAGAGGTGGGTCAATTCCCGTCTGATCCTGGTGTTCCTCATGGCGGCTGCGACCACCAGAAAACCCTCGCTGCATTGATCGCCATGAGGCTGGTCGGAGATACTTCTGCTTTCATCCAGAGCCTCCATTCCTGGCTTCCCTGTCGTGCCGACACGCTGACTCGTAGTAAAGTAAGCACACATGGTTGCTGTACTTGGCCCAGAAGAGTCACGAAGCTGTCAAGCAGGGATCAACAGGTAACTGTAACTGGTAAAAGAAGTTGGTTGATTATACCATTTTGGCCTCATTCAGCCAGATCGAGTCTCAGCGTGCCAGAAGTGCGTCGACACCTTTACGACATGACTTAGGTATTAAACCAACGGGCATAAGCCCACAGATCTTAGCCCAGGTCGGAACTCCATACCCATAGAGGAAGTTGTGAAATGCAGTGAGATAGAGGCACAACCGTTCCCCCAGATAACCATATGGGACTGTTGGTAGCATGGCATACAGGCATCGTTATCTCACTTTGCTCGACCACAAAAGCCTGAGAACAGATTGACGGATAATGTTGAAGACAAAGCAAGCCGGAGACTCGGGTCCGCGCCCCACCGATTAACTTTCAGGCTGAAAAGGATGCCTTGCTGTAATTTCCACATCTTGTTGCAAGGGAAGTCCTGGGATCTTGAAGGATGAACGAAACTGAGGCTCGATATTGGCAGCGGTTCTGATCCATCTCCACCATAGCCTCCCCGCAACCCCTCAATGGTCTAGCGGTGACGATAATGCAGACAAACTCCGCCAATGCCAATTTGCTGTGGTTGGGATAGCTATGCCCAACTCAGGCTCTCGTTCTTTCAATGATCCTGGTTTCGGTACATGAAACGGCTTTGAAACAGGTAAAACACCATAGGTGAAGACCTTTCGTGGACTCTGTGGAGATTTTATGCCTCAGTTGTATCAagacaacagcaacaaaagAACTCCAGGGATCCGTATTTAGATAATACCCTGGCTCCTTCTCGGACATTGCACTTCGCACGATGTTGCAACCATCTTTCGCTGTGATAGAAGCTCTCCCGTCCTATCAAGATCCTAATAACTGTGAGAGAGCCCTCACTCCCTAGATATGGAGACCGCCAAGGAGTGCCGTTTAGTTTTGGTTTGAGTCCAAACCTGACGAAGGCTTTGCGTTTATGAATACGAGGAATCAATTGATTGTAGTGCCGAGTTCTACACCCACTTCAGCAACTACAGACGCTGGCCGTGATAGTGTTGGTTTCGATCTGTCAGATCACCGCTTGCAGTAATGCTCTTGAAAACCACCAATACCCCCAGCCAGAGTTACCCCGACGGACTGTATGGTCGTATCGGATCCAAGCACACTGCAGCTTTAGTCCATATCTTGTCGAGGAAGGATGAAAGAGAACGTTTGAAGAGGAGTGGAGGACTCATGAACAAGGATATAAATCTTCCGAAGCGCGCGCTGACCAAGAGCACCAGCATATGATCCTTCTCGGCTTGAACATCTTTCGATCTGCATTCAGTTTCTTACACCTCTAATACATAGATGTAGTTTTTGTTAGAGGAGATGGATCAGACATTATGTCCCTTGATGCTTGGCAACTCGGCCAAAGCGGATCAATGTACTGCGGAATTTTGGTGACCTGACCCAAGACGATTTGAGCACAAGTGGTGGGAGCTGAGTAAATGGGCTGTATTCTTTGTGGGCCGTTTGTTGGTTGTCGCGTTTGGCTAGACCAGGGCCAACACCGTAATCCTCCAGACTTGCGGCGTGTTTCCTGTCCACTGCACTTTAGTACAAATTGTTTAGGATTATGCGGGTCTTCTCTTGAATCGAGATATTTGTGTTTTCGAATAGTAAAGAGAACTTAAAGGAGTTTCTGGTAGTATAAGTATTCGGGATATGTAAGTTCACGACGTTCAAGTAAGTTAGTCTGCTCGACCCGATCAGTCGGATTATTGGCTCGTGGCTTTGGCACGTTCCAGAAAATAACTAAGCTAGCTTGGCGGGAAGCTCCTGGTCTATGGTAACCAGGGCTCCTCTTATGTTACCACTCACCATCTAGTTATAGGGATAGGATAGTTTTGTCTGTGCTCAAATACACATGGGCCTTGACGGTAGGGCTTGTTAACGCCGACGAATGTCGGTGCCGGCTCCGATAATCAAGGCGTTGAGGCTTGAGGAGCAACACCGATATCATCGCACAGGACTATGCAGCGTTATAGTACTGCATACATAACCTGCATGTGCAAGATGGAGCTTGCAGAGTTAGTTCTTGCTAGCTTGCATGGTATCACTAAGCACCACGTCTACAAGCTTCATGCACTGAGGGTACCAAAATATGCAGCGTTGAACCAACAGGGTATGGTCAACTGTTGGATCATTTCAGGGCTGTTTTGGTCTCGAAACTGGTTTGGCGGAGTAGTCGGAGGTCCCATGGTAAAAACATAGGCTTGTACTATAGTAATAGATCGTTTCAGGACGATCAGTACTCGATCAGGCCTCTAATAGAAGCATCGAAGGCTCATCTGTGGTTGTACTATAGTAGTGGTATGGAAACCATCCTTTCAACTTATCCAAAGACTCTGATGGTATGATATGGTTTGATGCAGGATGGCAGAGCTGAAAACAGGGAATCAACGACGTGTATGCCTAAAATTTGCCACAAGCTCGCGCGCAATTTGAGTCTCGAGAACGAATGTTCAATGTCCACCATACATCGTCATGATGTCGATGACAAGAGAAAATAAACTGTTGAGCCAGAGTCAACTCCTGACAGCCATGACCCACAGAGGCGTTCATTGCTGGGTTCGGCCACGCGACTACCCACACAGGCTGCCGGGAGCGGGACTTGATCCAAGCGTCAAGACATCATTAAGCCGTTTCCTTTGTTGCCAGTGGCTGGGACGGATCCGGTGGTTGTTGCTCCGCGGCGCCTCTGTCAAGGGTTTCATTGGGACATGAGTGTCCTCTTCCACGGTCGCACCCTTGTTGATGGTGCCCTATCAGATCGCCATCTGGAACCAGGGACTATGGCCGCATTTTTAATGCCAAGCCTGCCAATGACAGGTACAAGTttgtgaggatgaggaaacACCTCAAGGGCTGCTTTTCTGTACGTAAGACGTGGTGAACAAGATAACAAGGCCATCGAGTATCCGAATAAAGAGGTAAATCATGCTGCACGAGTAAAAACTGCGACATATGCTCTTACGGATAATACTAAGGCATATGCGTGGGGAGTCTGCCAGTTCTTTGGTCCAAACCAATGACTTCCATCCTGACAGTCCTGGGAGGTTGCATCACCGTTAATGattgaccttgtccatgGGTGATCCCTGAAGTGCCTCCCGACAAGAACAACGTCAAAAGCACAGACACAGCCTTGAATGACCCCCAAAGATTCTGTGCCATCATTGTGGTCGACGTATCTCCTTATGTCTCAGTATTATAGAGGTTCGTATTGATTTGTTTGCACGTTATGTCAGCCTCATTTCACTGATTGTACCAGGCTGTCCACTCGCGTGGCTGACTGAGGACTGAGATTATGTCTGGCCAGTTAAAAACTGAGCTGGAACGATCGACAATGCGATATCGTTTTGTATGCAAGAAGATAGTCGTATATTTGGACTTGAACGTGCTGCTGAGCAACTTTTTCAAGTTGAGTAGGGGTCAGAGGGAAGGCGAAAATTAGGACAAGGCTATTTCGCATTCTTTAGCTGCATTAGGTCAAGACCAGATGGATGGACGAATACATACCTGCATGATGAATGAATACATCCAACCCTTCCCATCCATCACAAACTTTTTAACTGGAACATGGTAGCTCATCAAAGCCAGGGGAGCGGTTCCGACTGCGAAGAATTAAGGCCGACCCATCAGCTGCAAATGTCCGTCTGCGGCTTCGGCACTGTCCCAGTCTGGTAAAGCTTTAACGGCATTTCGTAGAGGTACGTAGGTACAGAGAAGAAACAAGACCCAGGAGATCGGGCGCATTCCAACCATTCCATGTCAAACAAAGCGGAGCTGGTTCGGGGGTATTCGAATCCTTGTCAGTCAACTATCCATGAAATACAAGATTTCGGGGGTAGAAACGAAAATGACCAAATGGGAGAAGAGTTTGTTATGTAGGCCAAGTGAATGGAAagaggaaagaaagaaataccTACCTACGCTTAGGAAGGTAagattggattggattggcaGGCATGAATGGATGAGGTGTAGGCAGGCACGCCTGTCATCGATGGAACTGGGGCGTGTTCCTTCCCTCCCGTCCCCTTTCACTCCATCCCTCCTaatcccatcccatcccatccaacATCCCCCCCAACCCAAGCTCAGCCCGCCCCGCGCTCCATTTGGCAATAacatcatccatctcccaATCTTTGTTATTCACCCCTGTCTCTCGATCACCGTCCTGACTAACCCTATTAAACGCGCCGTTCAAGGGCTATATGTCATCGTCAGCTCCAAACCTCATATCACAACTGTCGCTCTTTACTCGACGCGTACTAGTTACCTTAGCTGTGGATTGGAACTCTGCCCCAGCCTTTACAAGCGCTCTCAGAGCCTTTGTCTCTCTCCCACCAATAAGTCATATATGTTAAGACAACTTCAACTGCCTCTATTATTAGCTGACCCAGCTCTACCGAAATCTTTCGAATTTGTGGAAACTCAATACCGTACGGATACCGGGACGCACACATCCACTTGGTCCAGCACCCTGCTCGTCTTACACTCACTCCTCCACATGTCTATCCACGTTTGTTTGTGCTCGAAAAGCTTTTCTTGACGGAACCCGTATCCTTCTCCGTGAGCTTCTGATACTGTTACCTCTGCTCGAAGTCAGCTCTTTGTGTTTTATTCCCACTGCCAGAGTCACATTCGAGCCCGGGCCATCTATCCGTGATTGATGACCTGCTTGTCAGTGGGCGTGGGATCGGTCCCCTCGTCAGGCAGTCAAAGGGCACCAAGCTTAAAGCTCTTGGCCGGTTCCCGGGACCCACGAGCCCAAGCTCTCTCATTGAACAACGATTTAACGCCCCGTCAGGCTTGCATCTTGCATACGACAGGCTCCTTCTTCAGGGAACAAGGACGTTTTTGGccttcaacctcatctcCAGGGGCCCAGCCAACTGCTTGACCAGTCCACTCTGAAGTCGACCGTGTCCCCGCTGCTGCCGTTTTTCTGATATACGCCCCCTACGTGGATCTGGAATCAGTAACCAATCTAACATCTTCCCTATAGCAAAGTGCCCTGACAACTTTGCATCGATCAATCTCTCCTCCCTGTCACAGGTGACAGTGCCCCTCCGTTCCCCAGCCGCGATACATCCATTCCCTTATTGTCGTTGAAGGCTCCTCTCGCAATACCTTACAACTATCTCAGACCTCCCTCGTCAGTGACCAAAGAACGATCTTGCAAACCGCCGCGTGACACGAGAACTAGGTTCAAGCTCCGTGTACGAGATTTATCAGAGTATGACAACAAAGTCACAACCACTAATCCTTCCCTTCACCTCGAGTTCTTCTTGGGCACGTCTGTAAGAAGCTTTTGGACCCTAAAAGCACCGCATTGCACATTTTGCTGTCCTTCAGATCTTGAAACGGATNNNNNNNNNNNNNNNNNNNNNNNNNNNNNNNNNNNNNNNNNNNNNNNNNNNNNNNNNNNNNNNNNNNNNNNNNNNNNNNNNNNNNNNNNNNNNNNNNNNNNNNNNNNNNNNNNNNNNNNNNNNNNNNNNNNNNNNNNNNNNNNNNNNNNNNNNNNNNNNNNNNNNNNNNNNNNNNNNNNNNNNNNNNNNNNNNNNNNNNNNNNNNNNNNNNNNNNNNNNNNNNNNNNNNNNNNNNNNNNNNNNNNNNNNNNNNNNNNNNNNNNNNNNNNNNNNNNNNNNNNNNNNNNNNNNNNNNNNNNNNNNNNNNNNNNNNNNNNNNNNNNNNNNNNNNNNNNNNNNNNNNNNNNNNNNNNNNNNNNNNNNNNNNNNNNNNNNNNNNNNNNNNNNNNNNNNNNNNNNNNNNNNNNNNNNNNNNNNNNNNNNNNNNNNNNNNNNNNNNNNNNNNNNNNNNNNNNNNNNNNNNTAATCACAATGGGAGACTACTACCATCACTTCCTGTCGTCGATGTCCGGGGCAGGGATGAATCCAGCGACGTCTCCCGAGGAGATGCTCGACCCTCGAATGCATGGAGCACCGATACCAATGGTGTCTGCGCCGTTACCTGGTCCGTATCAACAACTTGGATATTTTACCGGGTTTCCAGATCCCATGATGTTCAATCAGAACAAGTCGCAGAAAGCTCGCCGAAAGTCTGCAGCTGGTACCCCTGCAGCAGTTGACCATGTCAAGCATCGAAGAACACGATCAGGCTGCTTCATGTGCCGGAGTAGGAGAGTTAAGGTATGTAACTGAGGACTGAGTAGAAAGCATGCCTAACTCTCCCAGTGCGACGAAACCAGACCAATATGTGAACGTACGTGCAGTCTTGCAGGGACTTGTTGATTCTGAGATGATAATGCTAACATTCTTAAGGTTGCAAGAAGGGAAATAGAGAATGTGTCTACCCGGATCCCCCATCATCAAAAGGTTCCTCAGCCTCGAGCGGTAAATCCAAAGATACTGCAACTTCTGCTCAACAAACGAGTCCAACTTCGTCCAAATCcgaggacgacgaggacACTGAGCAAGAAAGTAAACTAGAAATGATTGTggacgaagacgaagatacTGAAGACCAAACAAAATCTTCGGTACTCTCCAGACAGTCAAAAAGCGTCTCCCCATCGACcgcaacagcaacaccaagTAGCCTTGCAGCTGTCTATTCCTCCTCCGAGTTTCCTATACGGATGGGTGAAGCCGACTGGTCACATCTACCACCGGAGTACCAACAAGGCCTCTCCTTCTTTGTGGAAAACCTCAACCATTTCAATTATTGTATACCACTAGACTCGGATGGCTTTTTTACGAAGATTCTTCCCAATTTGGCCACTCGCCACGAGCCCTTGCTCAACGCGCTCGTAGGCTTCTCTGCATACCATATCACTCTTCGAAACCCACAGGGAAAGCTCCAGGACTTTTTACAATATTACAATAAGAGCGTAACGCAGCTCTTGGGCTTGTTTAAGAGACGAGAGAAGCCCAACGTTGCCACTCTTCTCACTATTCTGCAGCTTGCCACTATCGAGGTATCTGTCAATCCTTTCTCGCCATCCAACCTTCACATTCTGACTACTGCTTAGGAATATTTTGGCGACTGGGTCAATCTAATGGGACACCAAAAAGCAGCTTTCGAAATAATAACGAGTATATTCACCCCCCAGACAGTGATGCAGACGCCCGTTGGCCGCATGTGCCTTAGCTGGTACGCCCGATTCGATAACTTCGTTGCCCTCATGGGAGGATTCCCTACCGATCTGCCGCGCGAATGGTTCCAAGCGATGCTGGATTTCTATCAATCCGGGATTACGTCAAACCCAGATGAGTTACATTGGAAAATCGATGCGTGGTCCGCACGACTTCGCCTGATCTCTTACGACATGTCGATTTTGTTCGCCCGAGGCAGTAGAGGCCAGATATCCCAGGAGGACTTCGTGAAAGAGCACGAACATTTGAACCAACAGCTCATAGAGTGGAAGGAGAAACGCGACCCCGCCCTACAGGATCCCAAATATCTTATCAAGGATTTTCCTCCGGCAGAAACTCTCGATCCGGACGACTTTGTTAATCCCTATACGGTTGGAATACTTTACGATTTTCCCCTGTTCGACGTCACAGTTCTATGCGCAGAATGGAACAGCATCATGATAATGCACAAATGCCAATCATCAGGAATGAGACCGGACCAACTGTTTGCGGATCTAAACCGCCATGCATATAGGACGTGTCAATATTTCGAAACATTGGAGTTCTGGCCTTCAACTCCCAGAGGCGT
This genomic stretch from Fusarium oxysporum f. sp. lycopersici 4287 chromosome 2, whole genome shotgun sequence harbors:
- a CDS encoding hypothetical protein (At least one base has a quality score < 10) gives rise to the protein MGDYYHHFLSSMSGAGMNPATSPEEMLDPRMHGAPIPMVSAPLPGPYQQLGYFTGFPDPMMFNQNKSQKARRKSAAGTPAAVDHVKHRRTRSGCFMCRSRRVKCDETRPICERCKKGNRECVYPDPPSSKGSSASSGKSKDTATSAQQTSPTSSKSEDDEDTEQESKLEMIVDEDEDTEDQTKSSVLSRQSKSVSPSTATATPSSLAAVYSSSEFPIRMGEADWSHLPPEYQQGLSFFVENLNHFNYCIPLDSDGFFTKILPNLATRHEPLLNALVGFSAYHITLRNPQGKLQDFLQYYNKSVTQLLGLFKRREKPNVATLLTILQLATIEEYFGDWVNLMGHQKAAFEIITSIFTPQTVMQTPVGRMCLSWYARFDNFVALMGGFPTDLPREWFQAMLDFYQSGITSNPDELHWKIDAWSARLRLISYDMSILFARGSRGQISQEDFVKEHEHLNQQLIEWKEKRDPALQDPKYLIKDFPPAETLDPDDFVNPYTVGILYDFPLFDVTVLCAEWNSIMIMHKCQSSGMRPDQLFADLNRHAYRTCQYFETLEFWPSTPRGVLVLIQACIAIAALFCPQDARHHMWFRRKFALLETMGYIHPLPLRTKMAELFREPSCVNWWLPNEEGFSPVLQEIRNFADERNAAAVTAQQESVREVRHIFAKMSLMDDANAPSSSSPDSASGPSVDSSSAKR
- a CDS encoding hypothetical protein (At least one base has a quality score < 10), whose protein sequence is MIVDEDEDTEDQTKSSVLSRQSKSVSPSTATATPSSLAAVYSSSEFPIRMGEADWSHLPPEYQQGLSFFVENLNHFNYCIPLDSDGFFTKILPNLATRHEPLLNALVGFSAYHITLRNPQGKLQDFLQYYNKSVTQLLGLFKRREKPNVATLLTILQLATIEEYFGDWVNLMGHQKAAFEIITSIFTPQTVMQTPVGRMCLSWYARFDNFVALMGGFPTDLPREWFQAMLDFYQSGITSNPDELHWKIDAWSARLRLISYDMSILFARGSRGQISQEDFVKEHEHLNQQLIEWKEKRDPALQDPKYLIKDFPPAETLDPDDFVNPYTVGILYDFPLFDVTVLCAEWNSIMIMHKCQSSGMRPDQLFADLNRHAYRTCQYFETLEFWPSTPRGVLVLIQACIAIAALFCPQDARHHMWFRRKFALLETMGYIHPLPLRTKMAELFREPSCVNWWLPNEEGFSPVLQEIRNFADERNAAAVTAQQESVREVRHIFAKMSLMDDANAPSSSSPDSASGPSVDSSSAKR